The proteins below come from a single Afipia sp. P52-10 genomic window:
- a CDS encoding SDR family oxidoreductase — translation MDLHLRGKRVLITGASKGIGAAAAEAFAEEGCHLHLAARNGAMLDQLAEALRTSHGVEVVCHVTDLRRSEDLAELAENASPIDILVNNAGDIPQGTLETVDEAKWRHAWELKVFGYINLTRLVYARMKAQGHGVIINDLGAAGERLNAGYIAGSTGNAALMAFTRTLGGSSLKDNIRVIGINPGPVETDRMVHRLREVAKRQFGDESRYRELVKGYPLGRAAKPREIADMMAFLASDRSGYTTGVIVTIDGGLTAGGWTM, via the coding sequence ATGGACCTTCATCTGCGCGGCAAGCGCGTGCTGATCACCGGCGCCTCGAAAGGGATTGGTGCCGCAGCGGCGGAAGCGTTTGCCGAGGAAGGCTGCCACCTGCATCTGGCAGCACGCAACGGCGCAATGTTGGACCAGCTTGCGGAAGCGCTCCGCACGTCCCATGGTGTCGAGGTCGTCTGTCATGTGACGGACCTCAGACGATCCGAAGATCTCGCCGAGCTGGCTGAGAACGCCTCGCCGATCGATATTCTCGTCAACAATGCCGGCGATATTCCGCAAGGAACTCTCGAGACTGTCGATGAGGCAAAATGGCGCCATGCTTGGGAGCTGAAGGTCTTCGGCTATATCAATCTGACGCGGCTCGTCTATGCGCGCATGAAGGCGCAGGGGCACGGCGTCATCATCAACGATTTGGGCGCCGCTGGCGAACGCCTCAACGCCGGTTACATTGCTGGCAGCACCGGCAATGCAGCCCTGATGGCATTCACGAGAACACTCGGTGGAAGCAGCTTGAAAGACAACATCCGCGTCATCGGTATCAATCCCGGACCGGTCGAGACCGACCGGATGGTTCATCGTTTGCGGGAGGTTGCGAAACGCCAGTTCGGCGACGAAAGCCGCTACCGTGAACTGGTCAAGGGCTATCCTCTCGGCCGGGCTGCAAAGCCCCGCGAGATCGCGGATATGATGGCCTTTCTTGCATCCGATCGCTCAGGCTACACCACCGGTGTCATCGTGACGATCGACGGCGGCCTAACGGCCGGCGGCTGGACGATGTGA
- a CDS encoding cation-efflux pump, producing the protein MASTKQRVATISIAASAGMATLKFVVGIAIGSLGLISDALHSLVDFFATIITWVVVRFSDRPADTEHHYGHGKIESLSALGIIALLYILAGGIVVEAVSRLREGTAPSSISAIPFVVLLIDMAVNFWRARALHRTAKETKSQALAADALHFASDVYGSIAVIIGLALSAWGYKWGDAAAAIGIAILISFLGLRLGRDTIETLTDRAPEGAADKAEAALRSIPGIIDVERLRVRMVGPTYFVDASVKVPRTLPIDRLNELKWQAQATIDQVLPQADLTFTAIPVARDNESIRDRIMVIARNAGLAIHHVTVHDLGDKLTVGIDLEVDRDMPLSRAHDITQALESAIRSDFGSDVEVDTHIEPLEPELPLGVEATSERVELIRNALVSLAEADGKLHDVHNVRVRDSDAGEFVNFHCRCDPGMTVSDVHQRIDEIERQLRRQFSTVKRVISHAEPADDP; encoded by the coding sequence ATGGCAAGCACCAAGCAACGCGTAGCGACGATTTCCATTGCGGCCAGCGCCGGCATGGCCACCCTTAAATTCGTGGTGGGGATCGCGATCGGAAGTCTCGGACTGATCTCGGACGCGCTCCATAGTCTAGTCGACTTCTTCGCGACCATTATCACTTGGGTCGTCGTCCGTTTCTCGGATCGTCCAGCTGACACTGAGCATCACTATGGCCATGGCAAAATCGAAAGCCTGTCCGCGCTCGGTATCATCGCCCTGCTCTACATTCTTGCCGGCGGCATTGTCGTCGAGGCTGTGAGCCGTCTGCGCGAGGGCACAGCCCCGAGCTCTATTTCCGCCATTCCATTCGTCGTCCTGCTGATCGATATGGCGGTCAACTTCTGGCGCGCGCGGGCGCTACACAGGACCGCAAAAGAAACCAAGAGCCAGGCATTGGCGGCCGATGCCCTGCACTTTGCATCCGACGTCTATGGGTCGATCGCGGTCATCATCGGCTTGGCCCTTAGTGCCTGGGGATACAAATGGGGTGACGCAGCAGCTGCTATCGGCATCGCGATTCTCATTTCGTTTCTGGGGTTGCGGCTTGGACGCGACACGATCGAGACTCTGACAGATCGAGCCCCAGAGGGAGCCGCCGATAAAGCCGAGGCTGCCCTGCGCTCGATTCCAGGGATCATCGACGTCGAGCGTCTACGCGTGCGGATGGTTGGTCCCACATATTTTGTCGACGCCAGTGTCAAAGTACCAAGGACCCTTCCGATTGATCGATTGAACGAGCTGAAATGGCAGGCACAAGCGACGATCGATCAGGTGCTGCCTCAGGCAGATCTGACCTTCACGGCAATCCCTGTCGCACGCGACAATGAGAGCATCCGCGACAGAATCATGGTCATTGCCCGCAATGCCGGTCTAGCCATTCATCACGTCACGGTACACGATCTGGGAGATAAACTGACGGTCGGCATTGATCTTGAGGTGGACCGCGATATGCCTCTCAGTCGCGCCCATGATATCACCCAGGCGCTCGAATCCGCCATCCGCTCCGACTTTGGCTCCGATGTCGAGGTGGACACACACATCGAACCGCTGGAGCCAGAACTTCCGCTCGGTGTGGAAGCCACTTCAGAACGTGTCGAATTGATCCGAAATGCACTGGTATCGCTTGCTGAGGCCGACGGTAAGCTCCACGACGTACACAACGTGCGGGTTCGCGACAGTGACGCTGGCGAATTCGTTAACTTTCACTGCCGATGCGATCCCGGCATGACCGTCAGCGACGTCCATCAGCGGATCGATGAGATCGAGCGGCAGTTACGGCGTCAATTCTCAACGGTCAAACGCGTCATCAGCCATGCGGAGCCAGCTGACGATCCGTAA
- a CDS encoding zinc-binding dehydrogenase, giving the protein MKAYVLGENGPVIADVPQPQATGTQVLVRIRAACLNRADLGMAKGRAHGTRGGTGSILGGEGAGEVVAIGPGVKGVKVGDRVMGSINGAFAEFGLMDHGRVFAIPANNMSYEQAATLPVALNTMHNAVVTAGALKSGQTVLIQGASSGVGLMAMQIAKLKGASLVIGTSTDSGRRARLNDYGADLAINTLDSNWVDQVLEATNGDGVDMIVDQVSGVVANGNLRATKIEGRIVNVGRLGGMIGEFDFDLHALRRINYIGVTFRTRTIDEIRAITAAVKDDIWDSVVSGKLALPIDKVFSLDQADDAYAHMEENRHFGKIVLRT; this is encoded by the coding sequence ATGAAAGCTTACGTGCTCGGAGAAAATGGTCCCGTTATTGCTGACGTGCCTCAGCCGCAGGCAACCGGCACCCAGGTTCTCGTCCGTATCCGCGCCGCCTGTCTCAACCGCGCAGATCTCGGCATGGCAAAGGGACGAGCCCACGGTACGCGCGGCGGAACAGGCTCGATCCTCGGTGGCGAAGGCGCTGGCGAGGTCGTAGCGATCGGTCCTGGCGTAAAAGGCGTCAAGGTGGGGGACCGTGTGATGGGCTCGATTAATGGCGCCTTTGCCGAATTCGGCCTGATGGATCACGGACGAGTCTTCGCGATTCCCGCTAACAACATGAGTTACGAACAAGCGGCAACTCTACCGGTTGCACTCAATACCATGCACAATGCCGTCGTGACCGCGGGTGCGCTGAAGTCAGGCCAGACCGTTCTTATTCAGGGCGCAAGTTCCGGTGTCGGTCTCATGGCCATGCAGATTGCAAAGCTGAAGGGTGCAAGCCTCGTCATCGGCACCTCGACGGATTCGGGACGGCGCGCCCGCTTGAACGATTATGGCGCCGATCTTGCTATCAACACACTCGATTCCAATTGGGTGGATCAGGTACTGGAAGCAACAAACGGAGATGGTGTTGATATGATTGTCGACCAGGTTTCTGGTGTCGTCGCCAACGGAAATCTGCGCGCGACCAAGATCGAGGGCCGCATCGTCAATGTTGGCAGGCTGGGCGGCATGATCGGAGAGTTCGATTTCGATCTGCACGCACTGCGGCGGATCAATTACATCGGCGTGACATTCCGCACCCGCACGATCGATGAGATCCGCGCTATTACTGCCGCGGTTAAGGACGATATCTGGGATTCGGTGGTGTCCGGAAAGCTCGCGCTGCCGATCGATAAAGTGTTTTCGTTGGATCAGGCCGACGATGCCTACGCACATATGGAAGAGAACAGGCACTTCGGAAAAATTGTTCTTCGTACGTGA
- a CDS encoding ATP-binding protein, translated as MARARAVEACVQSDSIKGLAQSIAKPAYHRLVLAEPMLRRAVPTLIVAFLLTIFVGAAVQVIDQSRQQYNSTRKEIAALADILADRLDRQTSTRQDRAATAEHYQTLLPGLIPSWGIAAGRHVFILDDVGHVLARTPDSNALTDVDQVADLLGAAESTLTAGSRAGTTEVRLTNGTTMLASLRSIRPSSAQLIVVQEQTEGPIPSHAALSITLSATTGFVVLILGFAFHWQSTRAREGDLINDAVRGRIDTALNRGRCGLWDWDLSRGRIFWSQSMFTMLGLETRSDLLTFGEVNALVRSDDIDLFTFADQLISGQATHFDETFRMRHVQGHWIWLRVRCELVRSAGERGPHLIGIALDITEQKNLAERTVEADLRLRDAIETIPEAFVLWDANNRLVLCNSYFQRLHRLPDSAVAPGTSYETVVEVGSMPQIRERIGDASAQPHGARTFEAQLDNGTWLHISERRTKDGGYVSVGTDITKIKAHEQRLLDNDALLRANVKELQQSKVALERQATELADLAQKYALEKNRAEEANNSKSKFLANMSHELRTPLNAIIGFSEIMGSGLFGQLGSEKYQEYCRDILTSGQYLLDVINDILDMSKIEAGRVKLDLEPLDLARTVNESLRFVSRRAEDKHLSLRSEVETDMHIVADRRAMKQIALNLLSNAVKFTPDGGKITVRTRQLEKSVMLLIADTGIGIAPHSLTKLGRPFEQVESQLSKTYHGTGLGLAIAKSLAQLHGGSMRLRSKLGVGTVVMVVLPRDSYRFDLPLHAVAA; from the coding sequence ATGGCGCGAGCGCGTGCAGTTGAGGCATGCGTCCAATCCGATTCGATCAAGGGATTGGCACAATCGATCGCAAAGCCGGCCTATCATCGGCTTGTTCTCGCCGAGCCGATGCTCCGCCGAGCGGTCCCCACCCTAATCGTCGCCTTCCTGCTCACGATCTTCGTCGGCGCCGCCGTTCAGGTGATCGACCAGAGCAGACAGCAATACAACTCTACGCGCAAAGAAATAGCCGCACTCGCCGATATTTTGGCTGACCGCCTCGATCGCCAGACGTCTACGCGTCAAGACCGTGCCGCCACCGCCGAACATTATCAGACCCTGTTGCCGGGCCTGATTCCCTCCTGGGGTATAGCGGCTGGCCGGCACGTCTTCATTCTCGACGACGTCGGCCATGTGCTCGCCAGAACACCAGACAGCAACGCTCTAACGGATGTGGATCAAGTTGCCGACCTCCTCGGCGCTGCGGAATCGACCCTTACAGCAGGCTCGCGCGCCGGCACGACCGAGGTCCGTCTGACGAACGGGACAACGATGCTCGCCTCGTTGAGAAGCATCCGCCCCTCATCCGCACAACTGATTGTTGTTCAGGAACAGACTGAAGGTCCGATACCATCCCACGCAGCCCTATCAATCACATTGTCGGCGACGACCGGCTTCGTCGTGCTTATTCTCGGCTTCGCCTTCCACTGGCAATCGACGCGCGCCCGCGAAGGCGATTTGATCAATGACGCAGTACGGGGTCGTATTGATACCGCCCTAAACCGCGGACGCTGTGGGCTGTGGGATTGGGATCTGTCGCGCGGCAGAATATTCTGGTCCCAATCGATGTTCACGATGCTAGGTCTCGAAACTCGAAGCGATCTTCTGACCTTCGGCGAAGTCAACGCGCTGGTTCGATCAGATGATATCGACCTCTTCACGTTCGCCGATCAGCTCATTTCTGGACAAGCAACGCATTTTGACGAAACCTTCCGTATGCGCCATGTCCAAGGCCATTGGATATGGCTTCGTGTTCGCTGCGAGCTTGTCCGCTCCGCGGGAGAACGGGGCCCTCATCTAATCGGCATCGCTCTCGATATTACTGAGCAGAAAAATCTCGCGGAAAGAACCGTCGAAGCTGACCTGCGTTTGCGCGATGCAATCGAGACGATCCCGGAGGCATTCGTACTGTGGGATGCGAACAACCGCCTCGTGCTCTGCAACTCGTACTTCCAGCGGTTGCACAGGCTTCCAGACTCTGCTGTCGCTCCAGGCACTTCGTATGAGACCGTCGTCGAAGTCGGCAGTATGCCGCAAATCCGCGAACGGATCGGCGATGCTTCCGCCCAGCCTCATGGTGCACGCACCTTCGAGGCGCAACTCGACAACGGAACCTGGTTGCATATCAGCGAGCGTCGCACCAAAGACGGCGGCTATGTCTCGGTCGGCACCGATATCACCAAGATCAAAGCTCACGAGCAACGGCTTCTGGATAACGATGCCCTACTTCGAGCGAACGTGAAGGAATTGCAGCAATCGAAAGTTGCCTTGGAGCGGCAAGCGACAGAGCTTGCGGACCTCGCGCAAAAGTATGCTCTGGAAAAGAACCGCGCGGAGGAAGCGAACAACAGTAAGTCGAAGTTCTTGGCTAACATGAGCCATGAGCTCCGCACACCCCTGAATGCCATCATCGGCTTCTCAGAAATCATGGGTAGCGGGCTGTTTGGTCAGCTTGGATCGGAAAAGTACCAGGAGTATTGCCGCGATATTCTCACCAGCGGCCAGTATCTGCTCGACGTGATCAACGATATTCTCGATATGTCGAAAATCGAGGCAGGGCGGGTTAAACTCGACCTTGAGCCGCTTGACCTGGCTCGAACGGTCAATGAATCGCTACGTTTTGTTTCACGCCGCGCCGAAGATAAGCACCTTTCGCTGCGTTCGGAGGTGGAAACTGATATGCATATCGTCGCCGACCGGCGCGCGATGAAGCAGATCGCTCTAAACCTGCTTTCCAATGCCGTGAAGTTCACACCGGACGGCGGAAAAATCACCGTACGAACACGCCAACTCGAGAAATCGGTCATGTTGCTCATTGCCGATACCGGCATTGGTATTGCACCACATTCGCTTACCAAACTCGGTCGTCCGTTCGAGCAAGTCGAAAGCCAGCTATCGAAGACGTACCATGGAACCGGCCTCGGCCTCGCTATCGCCAAATCGCTTGCGCAACTCCACGGCGGATCGATGAGGCTGCGCTCAAAGCTCGGGGTCGGCACAGTCGTTATGGTCGTCTTGCCGCGCGATAGCTACCGCTTTGATCTGCCGCTGCACGCT
- a CDS encoding nitronate monooxygenase family protein, with amino-acid sequence MLKTRFTELLGIEHPIVQGGMQWVGRAELAAAVSEAGGLGIITALTQPTPDDLRKEIARARTLTKKPIAVNLTILPTIKPPPYAEYRQAIIDSGIKIVETAGNKPQEHVDEFKKHGIKVIHKCTSVRHALSAERMGVDAISIDGFECAGHPGEDDVPGLILIPAAADKVKIPMIASGGFGDGRGLAAALTLGAEGINMGTRFMATKESPIHQLVKEQIVANDERATELIFRTMRNTSRVAKNPISTQVVAMEKEGAKFEDVRDLVAGARGKQVYATGDWKDGIWTAGQIQGLIHDIPTCAELITRIVRDAEEIIRGRLESMIVGGKRQGAAA; translated from the coding sequence ATGCTAAAGACACGCTTTACGGAGTTGCTCGGGATCGAGCACCCGATTGTGCAGGGCGGCATGCAATGGGTTGGGCGCGCCGAGCTCGCGGCAGCGGTGTCCGAGGCAGGCGGTCTCGGCATCATTACCGCGCTCACTCAGCCAACCCCCGATGATCTGCGCAAGGAGATCGCCCGCGCGCGGACGCTGACCAAGAAGCCGATCGCGGTGAACCTGACGATCCTTCCGACCATCAAGCCCCCGCCTTACGCTGAATACCGGCAGGCCATCATCGACAGCGGCATCAAGATTGTCGAAACGGCTGGCAATAAGCCGCAGGAGCATGTCGACGAATTCAAGAAGCATGGCATCAAGGTCATCCATAAATGTACCAGCGTACGGCACGCACTGTCTGCCGAGCGCATGGGCGTGGACGCGATTTCGATCGATGGCTTTGAATGCGCCGGGCACCCTGGCGAGGATGACGTTCCCGGCTTGATCCTGATCCCGGCGGCCGCGGACAAGGTCAAGATTCCGATGATCGCGTCGGGTGGGTTCGGTGATGGCCGGGGTCTTGCTGCAGCGCTGACGCTCGGTGCCGAGGGCATCAACATGGGCACGCGCTTCATGGCGACCAAGGAAAGCCCGATCCATCAGCTCGTGAAGGAGCAGATCGTCGCCAATGACGAACGTGCCACGGAACTGATCTTCCGTACCATGCGTAACACCTCTCGCGTGGCAAAGAATCCGATCAGCACCCAAGTGGTTGCGATGGAAAAGGAAGGCGCCAAGTTCGAAGACGTTCGCGATCTGGTCGCAGGCGCTCGGGGCAAGCAGGTCTATGCGACCGGCGATTGGAAGGACGGCATCTGGACGGCAGGTCAGATCCAAGGCCTGATCCATGACATTCCGACATGCGCCGAACTGATTACCCGCATTGTCAGGGATGCCGAAGAGATCATCCGCGGTCGTCTTGAGAGCATGATCGTCGGCGGTAAGCGTCAGGGAGCAGCCGCCTAA